In Bacteroidota bacterium, the sequence CATTAAGGATTTCGTTGCTGCCTGGGACAAGGTCATGAACCTCGACAGGTTTGATTTACAACAATAAGAAAATTGCAGGTCTGTCACTAAACTATAAAGCACCAATCAGAGACGATTTATGATTGGTGCTTTGTTTGTATTAACTTATTGGAAATATGCTCCTTCCAACTACCACTATCGAAAAGCAATAATTTTCTTCTAAGGCTATTGACAATATGCAGGTTACATCATACCTTTAACCCAACAATCAAATTAAAATCCCATGAAAACAAAGACCAAAGTCGTAACATTAATGGCAATCATTGGTATTATGTTTTTGCTTAATGCTTGTCAATCGCCGGTAACCCTTACCAGCTGGAAAAATCCCAATGATCAATCAGTAATTTCCAAAGTAGCCGTTATTCCCTTATTCAACAAGCTTGAATACACCAAACCCTTTGAGCAATCCGTTGTGACTTATTTTCAATCACAGGGGGTGAAAGCCATTGGCTCTTTGGACTTTCTCAATCCAACAGTGAAATATACCATAGAACAACTTGAGAAAAAGATTGACAGTCTGGGAGCAGATGGGGTACTGGTGTTTACCTATAAAGGGACAGACACATCCAAAAGTTATGTACCACCGACCTATACCGGAGGCTGGGGAGCAGGATATTGGGGAGGCCCTTACTGGGGAGGTGGATACTGGAACAGCGGAGTGGTAACAGGAGGGTACTGGGTAACAACATCCACGGTCAATCTGAAAGCCGACCTATATGTAAAAAATAGCCAGGAAGCTGTATGGACGGGCGATATCACTGTTACGGACCCCAATTATGTTGACAAAGCAGCCACTCTTATCGCACAGGATGTTTACAATAACTGGGTCAAAGACAACCTGTTAAAAGCAACAGGCCAGTAGGATTAGCGCTGGAGTTGTCAGATACCCATACAACAATGCACAAGTAAAATACATAAAAACAAATTTAGGGGCATCTATGAAATTTCGCAGGTATCAAATAATCATCTGCCTGTTAATTATATTATCTGCTAATTCCTGTAACAGGAATATCGATCATTCAGGAAGCAATAATCAGGAAACTATTCTGGTGCTTGCTGATTCTTTAAAGCATTCAAAGCCGGTGGAGGCAGATTCTCTATATCGTATCATCCTGGCCACAAACGCTGATAACAAGAGCAAAATAAGGATACAAGCCCTGATAGGCTTATCTAAAATACTTACGAGCCTTTCGAAGTATGACACTGCTATTGAACTTATTAACCAGGCTAAGTCGGCATCCTTTTCCATTGCGGATACTTCCTTGCAAACTTCAATTTTCCTGGCTGAAGGAAATCTATATTTAGACTTGAGTGATTACCCAAAAGCAGAATCTGCATTTAAATCGGGCCTTGAAATGGCAAAAAACGCAGGAAGAGAAGCAGACCAGAATCTTTTCACGTTAAGTCTCGGTTCACTGCAGAAAGAAATGGGCCAATATGCAGAAGCTATTCGAACCTTCACTGAGTCGGTAAAGCTTTCAGAACAGTCTGGAAATACTCACAACCAGGCCCTTGCCCTGGAAAAGATTGGATTGACCCTGATGAATACCGGAGATTATGATGGAGCAAGGCCTTACTTAAACAGAGCAATAAACTTAAATAGAGAATCAAATCTGAGGCGTGAATATGCTATGGGATTAATGAATCTGGGTATTCTTTACCGGCAGATGGGAAAGCTTGATTCTTCCCTGATCTTTTACAACAAGGCCGGTAGAGAATTTTTGCAAATGAATGATTCGATCAACCTTTTAAAGATTAAGTACAATACCGGGATAGTTTTAAAAAATCAGGGGGAATATGAAACAGCAAGGAATTTAATGGAAGAAGTATTAGCCATCTGCCGGAAAAAGGGTATGCTTGACGGAGAAGTTTACGCATTGCATACACTGGCTTCATTATATAACGAAGAGGGTAAAATAGAAAAAGGGTTAATGTTTTCAGACAGTGCGATCGTGATGGCCAGAAAAAGAGAAATGACAAGGGTTCTTTCGCAATTTCTGAAGCAGAAAGAAGAATTCCTTGCAAATGCAGGAAAATATCGCGAAGCATACTCACTTGCGTTGGAGGGGATAGCCTTTTCTGACAGTTTGCTCTCCATTGAGACAAGGAACGAGATAGCACGGCTAAAAACCCGCTTTGAGACAGAGCAAAAGGAATCGGAAAACATTATTCTCCGGCAAAGTCTGCAAATACAACATTCAAAGATGATCTGGTTAAGGATCATTATCATTATGTTAATCCTTTCGGTACTACTTGTATTAATCATATATCGGTATAGTATTAGAAGTCAGAAGCAGTTGCGTTTACTTGCTGAAGAGAAAGCTCTCAGGGAGGCCCAGGTTGCCCGGAACAGCGAGCTGGAACTAAAAAAATCACAGTTGGAAACCGAACTGAAGGAAGCCCGGATTGGAGAACTGGAATATAAAGCCCGTATCAAAGAACAGGAATTGGTTTATCAATCTTTGATGCGTATCGACCTGACCAATACAAACCGTTCCGTTCGTGAGAAACTCTTACCCTTCACATTAAAATTCACCAGAAAAAAAGACCAGGAAGAGTATATCCGTATCCTGAATGAAATAACAAGGGAGGCTGCACGCGATACACTTTCCGAGTTCGAACAAACCTTTAATCAGCTTCATCCATCCTTCATGGAAAAACTGATGGCATACAGTCCTGATTTAAACCGAAGTGAAATCAATATTTGTTCACTGATCCGGTTAAACCTGACAACAAAAGATATTGCCAACCTGCTCAATCTAAGTATTTCAACGGTAGAAACCACTCGTCATAATATTCGGAAAAAACTCAAATTAGACAATTCGGAATCTCTCACGGCTTTTCTGATTATGATTTAACCCAAGCAATCCTTTGAATACATGAAACTTATCAAAATATACTTTGGTAATTAGCAGGATTTATTTTGCGAAAACCATTGACTTTTATGCGATTAAACACTACATTTGATCTATTAAGCATTTATTTATCCGCAATATATGTTTCATGGCAACTTGGATCGTGATACAACAGTTCTGATAATATCAGAAGAGGAAACCATGAAAATGGATATCCAGGAAAATCATGAAACATCCGCATATTCTCAATTACGCATAATCAGTATTCAGGAATTTAATGAAATCGTTTTTAGCGATTCAGAGATTACTCTTATCATGATTGATGTTTTGGCAATCCTTGGCCAAAATAAGGCAATCCTGAATACAATCCGTAAAGAAAAACCATCAGTACCATTGATTTTACTATCCAGACATTTGTGTCCTGAAACCCTTAAACTGGCCGCAATATACCATTTTCAGGAAGTTATTCAACTCCCTGTAAAGCATGAGACCATTCAAACCTTAATAAACAAATACGTTAAAAAGTAAACAAATGAAGACAAAAACCAAAACCTTAGCTTTTCTGGCAATCATCATTGCCGGGATTATGCTTAATGCTTGTCAATCGCCGGTAACACTAACCAGCTGGAAAAATCCCGATGATCACACGGTCATTGCCAAAGTTGCGATATTTCCATTGTTCAACAAGCTGGAATACACAAAACCATTTGAACAATCGGTTATAACTTATTTCCAGACACAGGGTTTAAAAGCCATTGGGTCTCTTGATTTTCTAAATCCAACGGTGAATTATTCCATGGATCAGGTAATCAAGAAGATAGACAGCCTGGGAGCAGATGGTGTTCTGGTATTTGCCTATAAAGGCACAGACACTTCAAAAAGCTATGTTCCACCGACATATACCGGAGGATGGGGTGCAGGATACTGGGGAGGGCCCTATTGGTCAGGAGGGTTTTATGGAGGAGGATACTGGGATAGTGGAGTTGTTACCGGAGGGTATTGGGTAACCACATCCACGGTTAATCTGAAAGCATCCTTATATGTAAAGGATAGTCATGAAGCAGTATGGACGGGAGATATTACCGTTACTGATCCCAATTATGTTGATAAGGCCGCGACTACCATTGCGCAAGACATATACAACGACTGGGTAAAAGACAACATTGTAGCGTCTCCAACCCATTAAAGAAACATTTATGAAAGCAATTATTTCTTGGTTAATCCGGGCTCTGTTGACCGGGTTGACAGTGGTGGTTTCATGCCAATTACAGTTGTTTGCATGTTTAGTCCTAATGATCATCCTGGGAAACACAACCATAGCCCAGGAAATCAATCCTGACGACTATGCTGCATGTGAAGAAAAAGAATGGGGTCAGCTCCTATGGGTAATGAAACTGGGCGCACAACCTATAGATGACTTTACACATTTTCAATGTGTGGATGAGCAGGGGGTTAGCGCAGACAGGTACACGCTTGGTTTTTCAGGATATTTCCTGGGAGCGGAGCAATATCACAAATTCCCGGCATGGAGGGGTCAGATCCAGGAGACATATGACAGGGTTATACGGAAAATGATCCGGAAACCGGTCTGGGAATACTGGTCGAAGGAAAGCCCGGGGGTAACCAAATTTGAGCCGGGTGGAAACCGTCCATATGCACCGCAAACCGATCCGGTTGCTGTTCGAAATATCATGTATTCTGGTCATTTGGGGATGATGATCAATCAATATCAGGTTTTATACAATGATCTGAAATGGGATGAACCCGGCTCGATCGTCTTCCAGTGGGATGATAAAACCGTGTATGTATATGATAATGAATCACTTCAGTTTGCCATGTTTAACCAGTTCATTACCAATCCCGTTCCGGGCATTGAATGTGAGCCGAATGCAATCTTTTCCGCATGTAACCAAATGCCATTATTAAGCTGGTGGTATTATGATTATTTGCATGGAAGCCGCTTTTTTCAGGCATCACAACCTTTATTCAGTGATTGGTTTAAAAAAGTTTTTATAAATCCTGAGACCCATGGGTTGGCAGGATTTTACCTGGTTAAGCAGGGCTGGGTTTTTGCACAATGGAATCCTAAATATGGAAATGCCTTTGACGGAGTCATCCAGGGGTTGATCGAAAAAGGAGCGAATTTCTATTCCCCGGGAAATGATGGATGGACTCTAACGTATATGCATGCATATGATAAAAAATATGTAGAAGAGCTATGGCCCTATTTGAAAAAAATGCATGTCACAGTACATCCCAACGGATTAGCCACTATCAACGCCCCGGATGTCTTAATGCCGGATGCCGATTATGGGTTCTTTGCAACCCTCGCCGCTGAAGTCGGGGATGAAGAAGTTAAGAATGGTTTGCTGAAATATGCTGATAGTCTGTTCCTGCCTGTTTGGGAGGATGGAACATACCACTACCCATTTATGGATAAAACTGCCACTTTGAATCTGGCTGCCGATGGAGGAGCAAAACCAGCAGAGGCAACACCTGCGGAAACCCATCCGCAACAGGAAGACGGCAAAGGCGGACAGTGCTGTAAACGCTTCAACAAAATGTCGAATACGCCACAACATTCGGATGTTTCAGACCGCACCCTTGCTCTGGCACGTGCCCTTCCCAAAGACGGAATTTACCTTATGTACAACAAGCCTTTCGACAAAACCCATTTTACGGAACCGGCTATCACGGGCGTTGACTTGACAAAACTCATCCTGAAAAGAGCCATTTACGACAGAAATAAACAAGGATTGATAATTTCAACCTATGCAAAGCCTGAAGCCGGGAAAACCACCATTCAGATCATTAACCTGGACAAATCAAAAAGCTATACCCTGTCTGTAAATAGAAAAACTACCCGCGAAATAACCGGACAGGATCAACACACTTTAACGATTGACGCTAGTAAAGCCCATGATATTATTCTTAAGGAAAAATAACCTAATAAAGAAACCAAATGAAAACACTTAACACAATTATCAGTTTGCTCACATTAACAGGCCTTCTGATCACGGGATGCCAAAATCAGTCGAAAATCACAAAAGAACAGGCTACAGCAAAAATAGCAGAGCTTCAAGCCAAGGCAGATATTTCGAAAACCCAGTGGTATGATATCTATTCGAAGGGAGTATTGCTGAAGGCACCTGAAGCGGAAGGATTGCTTACCGAGGCAAAAAGTGCTCTTGAATCGGGCGACCTTGCGAAAGTTAATGAACTGCTAACTCAGGCAGATGCATTTTTAAACCAGTACACTCCGGTTGATGTTCCTGATTACCAGGCATCCACGCCGCTAAAAAACCCGGGCGACATGGGGAATATTCATAAAGCGACCATTGATGACATGAAACTAATGGAATTATCCGGTGTACCCCGTTGGAATTACTGGTTCAATTTCGTAGGCAAAGGCGATGACGGGAATTATTACATGGCATATACCTATGTCAATCATCATGGAACCGGGAAGCTGGTACCCCCGACAGTCTTTGCATTTAGCTCCAGTTCAGATCCGACCAATATCATGAAAGTGGATTTTGAGACACTTCCAACGCTTAACAATGAAAACAACCAAATCATCTGGACGGTTGAAGAGAACGGCCAATCGATGACATACACAATAGCGGAAGGAAATGTTACATTACATTATAAAGACAGCAATTTTGAGTGCAAAGCGGAGATGACCAATTTATATTCCTTCTGGTACAACAAAGGGGAGACCTTTGCATTGATCCTTCCCGATTCGCCCATGGCAGGATTCGAAGAAACCGGAACGGCTTCGGCTCAGTTTACTATTAATGGCAAAGTGGTTAATGCAAGCGGGTTCGGAGAACAAGAGAATCTGTTCTGCGGAGGTCCGAAAGGAGCCGATTACCGCACTGCCCTTATTAAGTACGGCAATGAATGGTGGGCTCCTTTCCACACCGACCAGGCAGAAGGAATTTTTGTGATGACAGGGAAATATAAAGATGCCGGACTTTTTATCGACGGGAAGTACGTTATTCCATCCGATTTTGAGGTCACCCCTATCGAAGCCAATAAATCATTCACCATCAAGGCAACCACACCCGAAGGAGAACTTGTTGTCAATTTTGATATGTGGGGTTGGGACCCGCCCCTTTACGAACATTGGGGAACCTGCACAGGGACCTACAAAGGACAACAGCTTACCAACGGTTACTGCTGGCTTGAACACATCCCACAGGGAGGTGTAAATGCAAGTCCTCCCACAGGTGGAAGAAAAGGAGTACAAAAATGATTAACCATTCACACAGACTATTCTCCAATCCATAAAAAACATAAACCGAAACAATTAATTGCACAAACATTTATCCATTGAAAAATGTAAGTTGACCAAATTATTATACCCAAACATTGCGATTCTGACCAAATTATGCAATGTTTGGGCTTTTTTTCAGTCCAATTGTCAACAAAACACCCATGTCACAGGTATTTATTTCAATATTACCGCTTGCCATAGCCTCGGCGATCAGTATTGCCTCTATCCCGTTATTCCTCACGATCATGATTTCAGGGGGAAAACAGATAAGAAATGGCTTTGCTTTTATCCTCGGAGGACTGCTAACCCTTTCGTTGATAGCATTTTTAATAGTGTTTCCGTTAACCTTTGCCGATTCCGGTTCATCACATGACCAAATTATTCATGCCATTATTGATTTTGGCCTTGCACTGCTCTGTGTTATCATGGCACTAAGAACCTGGTTCAACCGAAATAAAATAAAAACTGAAAAAGAAGTTAAAAAGCAGGGCGGAGTCATGAAATACTTTGGTATTGGCATGGCTATCAGACTTTTAAGCGCAAATACCCTTCCCCCTTTCATCGGAGCCATAAAAGAGGTTTCCGGTTCAGGTATACTCATTGGAGAAAAAATTATGCTTTGCATCGCAGTCATACTTATTAGTATGTCGACCATCATCCTATCGTATCTGATGTTCATCTTCAATAAAGAGATAGCCGAAAGAATCCTGAAACCGGTAAATCTGTTCCTCAGGAAGAATAAGAACATAATCAGCATATCCTTGCTTACTCTGGTGGCTGTATATCTTTGCTATCATGGATTACTTCACGTGAAATTAATGCTGGAATAAAGGGTTGGACTACCTTGATCTCATGCTAAGGTGAGGTATCCGGCCAAATACGAAAACGTATAATGCCATCCTGGGATAAAATGATCGCCATCAAGCATAACCTAAAATTACAGGCTTAAAAATTTTTTAATTAGTATCGGGAATGATTAACATCAGGTTACTTACTTCATGGTTACAGGCTGCAGGTTACAGGCTGCAGGTTACAGGCTGCAGGTTACAGGCTGCAGGTTGCAGGTTGCAGGCTGCAGGCAGTCTGGGTGTGGGTTCTGAGGGATGAGTTGTCGCTTTCGCTTGCAACCTGTAACCTGTAACCTGTAACCTGTAACTATTTGTTAATGTTTCCCGATGCTCAAAAAATCTTTATCTATTTGTCAATATACTGAAAAAATAAGTATTGTTGCCCCGTGAAAACAGATACCAAAATTATGAAACTGGAAGATCTTGGATATACTGACCATTTCGAAAAACTAGTGCTCGAGAATAACCTTGAGAACCTTGAGATCGGGCGTGTAATTGCCGAGCACAAGGAAAGGTATATAGTTTTAACCGAGAACGGCGAATTTGAAGCCGAGATAACGGGCAACATGCGGTTTGCGGCTCTCAGCCGGGAAGATTACCCTGCAGTCGGGGATTGGGTGGCTTTGGCCGCATACGATCCCGATTTTGCCATCATACACAGGATACTTCCCAGAAAATCGGTAATATCCCGGCAATCAATCAGGCAAAGCGGGGAGATACAGATCATTGCGGCGAATATAGATTATGCCTTCCTGGTTCAGGCGGTCGACAGGGATTTTAACCTGAACCGCCTGGAGAGGTATCTGACCATTTGTTATTCATCACAGGTTAAGCCGGTAATTGTGCTCACCAAAATCGACTTAATTGATAATGAGAAGATTGCTGATTTAACCGGCATGGTAAAGCAAAGGATTCCCAATGTTCCGGTTATTGCCATCAGCAATGAGACTCAGGAAGGATACGAAGAGTTGAGCAGAATCATAGAAAAAGGCAAAACCTATTGTCTGCTTGGTTCATCGGGGGCAGGAAAATCCACGCTTCTGAATAACCTGTCGGGAAAGACCCTGATGAAAACAGATGCCATAAGCAAAACCACAGGAAAAGGCAGGCATATCACGACGCACAGGGAGCTGACAATACTTGAAAACGGTGGGATATTGATCGATAATCCCGGCATGCGTGAAGTTGGCATAAGTGATACAACTATGGGACTGGAGACGACTTTTGACCAAATCATGAATTATGCCCGGAATTGCAGATTCAAGGATTGCACGCATACATCAGAAACAGGATGCGCGGTTTTGAATGCAGTTGAAAATGGTGAAATAGACAGAAATTCCTATGAGAATTACCTGAAAATGGAAAGGGAAAAAGCCTTTTTTGAATCGTCTGTTGCAGAAAGACGCAAGAGGGATAAGAAATTAGGAAAAATAGTCAAAAACTATAAAAAAGATAAAAACTCAGGAAAATTCTAATATGAGTAGGTCAACCCGGCTACTATAAAGGGAAACTTTTCCCTGTCACCATATCCTGAATATGTTATAAACAAAGCCCTTATTCTTTTGTTTATTCCTTAACGGCAAACATTATATATGCCCCGGTGATAATTATGCGCGAAATGCTTAACTTTGCGCGGCTATTTTAATTTATTCCAAACAGAGGGGGAATCATGCAGGACGAAAACAACAGGATACTTGATGAACTGACCCAGGGGGAATACAAATACGGTTTTTATACTGATGTTGAAATGGACCAGGCCCCAAAAGGGCTGAACGAAGATATTATCCGCTTTATTTCCGGCAAGAAGAACGAGCCGGAGTTTATTCTGGAATACAGGCTGAAGGCTTACCGTCACTGGTTAACCATGAAAGCACCCACATGGGCGCATCTAAGGATCCCTGAAATCAACTACCAGGATATTATTTATTATAGCGCTCCAAAGAAAAAAGCAGAACTCAGCAGTCTCGACGAGGTTGACCCCGAACTCCTGGAGACTTTCAACAAACTGGGCATATCCCTTGAGGAGCAGAAAGTCTTAGCCGGTGTGGCCGTGGATGCGGTAATGGACAGTGTTTCTGTTAAAACGACCTTTCGCGACACGCTGGAGAAACACGGTATCATCTTTTGTTCATTCAGTGAAGCCATCCTGGAACATCCTGAACTGATAAAGAAATACATGGGATCGGTGGTGCCTTACACCGACAATTATTTTGCAGCATTGAATTCAGCGGTATTCACCGACGGATCGTTTTGTTATATCCCCAAAGGTGTTCGTTGCCCTGTGGAGCTTTCGACCTATTTCAGGATCAACGCCGCCAATACCGGACAGTTCGAACGGACACTCATCGTTGCGGAAGAAGGCAGCTACGTAAGCTATATGGAAGGCTGCACCGCCCCCATGCGCGATGAGAACCAGCTTCATGCCGCTATTGTTGAGATTGTTGCCATGGATGATGCCGAAGTAAAGTATTCCACCGTACAAAACTGGTACCCAGGCAATAAAAAAGGAGAAGGCGGAATATATAATTTTGTGACCAAGAGAGGGATGTGCAAGGGCAGAAACTCCAAGATATCCTGGACCCAGGTGGAGACAGGCTCGGCCATCACCTGGAAATACCCGAGCTGCCTATTGATGGGCGAGAATTCGGTCGGGGAGTTTTATTCTGTAGCGGTTACGAATAACTATCAGCAGGCCGATACAGGAAGCAAAATGATCCACATCGGGAAGAACACCAGGAGCACCATCATCTCCAAAGGAATATCGGCAGGATACAGCAATAACAGCTACCGCGGGCTGGTGCGCATCCTGAAG encodes:
- a CDS encoding tetratricopeptide repeat protein → MKFRRYQIIICLLIILSANSCNRNIDHSGSNNQETILVLADSLKHSKPVEADSLYRIILATNADNKSKIRIQALIGLSKILTSLSKYDTAIELINQAKSASFSIADTSLQTSIFLAEGNLYLDLSDYPKAESAFKSGLEMAKNAGREADQNLFTLSLGSLQKEMGQYAEAIRTFTESVKLSEQSGNTHNQALALEKIGLTLMNTGDYDGARPYLNRAINLNRESNLRREYAMGLMNLGILYRQMGKLDSSLIFYNKAGREFLQMNDSINLLKIKYNTGIVLKNQGEYETARNLMEEVLAICRKKGMLDGEVYALHTLASLYNEEGKIEKGLMFSDSAIVMARKREMTRVLSQFLKQKEEFLANAGKYREAYSLALEGIAFSDSLLSIETRNEIARLKTRFETEQKESENIILRQSLQIQHSKMIWLRIIIIMLILSVLLVLIIYRYSIRSQKQLRLLAEEKALREAQVARNSELELKKSQLETELKEARIGELEYKARIKEQELVYQSLMRIDLTNTNRSVREKLLPFTLKFTRKKDQEEYIRILNEITREAARDTLSEFEQTFNQLHPSFMEKLMAYSPDLNRSEINICSLIRLNLTTKDIANLLNLSISTVETTRHNIRKKLKLDNSESLTAFLIMI
- a CDS encoding GAP family protein — protein: MSQVFISILPLAIASAISIASIPLFLTIMISGGKQIRNGFAFILGGLLTLSLIAFLIVFPLTFADSGSSHDQIIHAIIDFGLALLCVIMALRTWFNRNKIKTEKEVKKQGGVMKYFGIGMAIRLLSANTLPPFIGAIKEVSGSGILIGEKIMLCIAVILISMSTIILSYLMFIFNKEIAERILKPVNLFLRKNKNIISISLLTLVAVYLCYHGLLHVKLMLE
- the rsgA gene encoding ribosome small subunit-dependent GTPase A is translated as MKLEDLGYTDHFEKLVLENNLENLEIGRVIAEHKERYIVLTENGEFEAEITGNMRFAALSREDYPAVGDWVALAAYDPDFAIIHRILPRKSVISRQSIRQSGEIQIIAANIDYAFLVQAVDRDFNLNRLERYLTICYSSQVKPVIVLTKIDLIDNEKIADLTGMVKQRIPNVPVIAISNETQEGYEELSRIIEKGKTYCLLGSSGAGKSTLLNNLSGKTLMKTDAISKTTGKGRHITTHRELTILENGGILIDNPGMREVGISDTTMGLETTFDQIMNYARNCRFKDCTHTSETGCAVLNAVENGEIDRNSYENYLKMEREKAFFESSVAERRKRDKKLGKIVKNYKKDKNSGKF
- the sufB gene encoding Fe-S cluster assembly protein SufB → MMQDENNRILDELTQGEYKYGFYTDVEMDQAPKGLNEDIIRFISGKKNEPEFILEYRLKAYRHWLTMKAPTWAHLRIPEINYQDIIYYSAPKKKAELSSLDEVDPELLETFNKLGISLEEQKVLAGVAVDAVMDSVSVKTTFRDTLEKHGIIFCSFSEAILEHPELIKKYMGSVVPYTDNYFAALNSAVFTDGSFCYIPKGVRCPVELSTYFRINAANTGQFERTLIVAEEGSYVSYMEGCTAPMRDENQLHAAIVEIVAMDDAEVKYSTVQNWYPGNKKGEGGIYNFVTKRGMCKGRNSKISWTQVETGSAITWKYPSCLLMGENSVGEFYSVAVTNNYQQADTGSKMIHIGKNTRSTIISKGISAGYSNNSYRGLVRILKNAENSRNFSQCDSLLLGDKCGAHTFPYIDTQNKSSIVEHEATTSKISEDQMFYCNQRGIDTEKAIGLIVNGYAREVLNKLPMEFAVEAQKLLSISLEGSVG